In Babesia bovis T2Bo chromosome 4 map unlocalized Chr4_2, whole genome shotgun sequence, the sequence GCGAGCTTGAGTAGCTGTACATCGCAAACAATCGTCAGATTGCCTGATTTGACAATAACAAGTGTCTTTAATAACTTCAAAACTATAGCGAGAGAAGAAGGAAAAAATTCAATGACACGAAAGACGGACATCATTAAGCGGATGCTTAGTTGTGCTAAAAAGATAGAGGCAAAGTATATTGTGAGATGTTTACAGCAAAAAATGCGTATCGGAGTCAACGCTCCCACTTTGTTTCAGTCAATTGCAGATGCtacatatttaacaaaGGCATCAAAGGATGGACAGCCCGCCATTGGTGATATACGTACTTCGGGAATAGAACAGGTTGATTCTATCAATGATATGGAAAAGGCAGTCAAAACCGCCACGACATATCTCCCTTGTATTGAAACTGTAGTAGGGCACCTTCTGGATGGTGACACTTGTGATGAATTTTTAGAGCATTGTAAAATTCGACCCGGCATTCCGGTGCGTCCAATGTTGGCGAAGGCTATAAGCAAAACTTCTGACATAGTACAAGCCATTGGCGCTGAGGATAACCCATTCACTTGTGAATATAAATACGACGGTGAACGTCTTCAAATACACTTGTTGGAAGATCGTTGTGTTAAGCTGTTCAGCCGTAATATGGAAAACCTTTGTGGGAAATACCCGGACGTTATGGAAAATTTTCTTACAAGTGTAAAACCTGACGTACAAGATTGCATTATAGACTCTGAAGTAGTGGCATATGATCGTAGTAGTGGAAAGATACTCCCCTTTCAACAGTTATCCACGAGAAAGAGAAAAGGAGTTACTGTCAATGATGTCACCATACAGGTATGCATATATCCctttgatatattatatctcAACGGGGAACAAATTGTTGATAAGTCTTTGAAAGAACGTCGTAAGGCACTAGAGAGCACGGTTTACGAAAAAGACGGTCTACTTCACTTTGCTCGTCACAAAGATATGGACTCCCTAGAAGACATTGATGATTTTCTACGACAGGCTGTATCTGACTCATGTGAAGGATTGATGATAAAGAGTTTGGACAGTGAATCAACGTATGAGCCTCAAAAACGCTCTAACAATTGGTTGAAATTTAAGAAGGACTACATCGATGGTATGGGCGACTCTGTTGATCTCGTTCCAATAGCAGCGTTTTTGGGAAAGGTATGTGTGTCATTCTGGAAGTATACATATGTTGTGTAGGGCAAACGTACGAGTGTATATGGTTCATATCTACTGGCTGTGTACGATCCGATACATGAAGTATACCAGAGTGTATGCAAAACGGGAACTGGATTTAGCGATCAAACGCTAAAGGATTTGTTTGACAGCTTACAAGAGCACACAGTGCAAAACAAACcatctatatatgttgtttcGGACAAATTTGAGCCCGATGTGTGGTTTCAGCCAGCAAAGGTTTGGGAATGCAAAGCAGCTGACCTTTCAATTTCTCCTATACACACTGCGAGCCAAGATATGACCGCCAGTGGAAAGGTAGTTGCTTTGCGTTGTGTTTTACAAAATATGTTCAGGGTATAGGCCTCCGATTCCCTAGATTTGTGCGCCTGCGAGAAGACAAGAAGCCCATGGATGCTACAACAAGCCATCAAATATTTGACATGTACGAAAGCCAGTTCAAGAATGGAGCTTCGTAGGACAGTATTGCCGCAAAACCTCGGGTTTAATGATCTGTTCGCTGATGTTGCGTTGGACtacgatatatatgtgaACATTAGATTAATCCTACCTTTATAGCGAAACTGTAGTACTATACTATGAACAATATCCTGCTGAAGTAGTGTTTTATTTTCGTCAACAGCTTGTTTCAACGGCATTTCAACGAGTTCCCAATCATTCATCCCAACTTTACTTATGAGTATTGACTGCAGTTCACTTTTTATATTGGATACCAAAGTCCTTACTGGCGGATATATTGTTATCACCGTGTTTCCTGGAAACCTAATTTTGATTTGCACAGTATCATTACTTTCCACATATTCACATTTTTGTTGTAGCTGATCCAAATATTTTCTTGAAGATGACTCGAAATCTCTACATTTACCTACATTATAAATCTTCATAATGTGCGCAGTGGAGTGGGTTGATTCCGATGTATCTCCAAAGTTAGTATCAATTGATGCTTTACGCATGTTCGCTGCGTTTTCGAAAGAGATGACAGGGTTCCATTGCCCAAGGGTTGTTTGTACGCTTGCCTAAATGAAACTATACGTACTTTCACGTTACAAAAAACACAATTTAGATTACTTTATGCATTTTCACATGGCATTAAAAAGCATATAAACACTCACCGATAATGTTTTTTCGAGAGCTAAAATTTCTGACTTTGTCCGATCCACTCCTAGGCATTCGAAACTCTCGGTATTGGCATTTTTGTTAACATCACTGCTGTGTTGATATGCCTTAAAAGGATCGAAGAAATGCCCCTCTAACGATTTTATATGTACATTGCAATCTTCTTTGAGAGCAGTTATGAGTAACTGATATGCTTTACGAAGCAACGGAACGTCCACTACCCGGAGCACGGCGAAACCATTAACGCTGCGGAAGCCCAACGAGTTCAATACAGTTAATACCGGGACATTTGTTCCAATAATGGATGAATATGTGGAATTAGATTCGCGGATACGTCTTTTTTCGCGTCCCCATGGATTTAAAAGTATATTCTCTACAATCTTCAACAACAGCTTATATACTTTAACCTTCTTATCATCAGAGATTGCCTGCGACGAGTTATTTCACATTGAATGACACTAACTGTTCTCAAATCAGAGATTGCTTTGACTAGAGCCTTGGAATCAAATGAACTTGTAAACTTCACCTCATCTGTCTCAAAGAGCTTGGACTCGTCTGATGCATCTGCAGATTCCGATAAGtccatattgatatacacatccCTGTCTTATGTTTATTGTATACGATATCATTACGTCCTTTTAACGTTGACGTTATTGTTTTGGTCTATAACTAATGGCGCCGCAAACGAGTGTCCTTAGACAATTATATGACTccatatatttatataactCATCAAACAGTTTTCCGCCTTTGAcattataaaatatcacatattACAGCAGTATTGCTGTGTGTTAAAGGAAGCCGCAGTAGACCGAAGTCCCTACACACGCTGCCCGCGTTATATTCCAAATTTGACTATATTGTGTGAGATTTTTGTATGTCTCATGTGATTTTATATTTGGGTTATTGATGTAGTTGGATTCATATGTTTCCTTATTTTATTGGTTGCAACACTTTATTACTAAAACAGTAGATCGCCAGAAGGTCGTGAAACTAACGGCGTCAAGGTCTATCTTTCCATCGAATTTGGGTTGTCTAATGCAAACCTATAAGTAAAGTCTATTTACATTATATGTTCTAGAGTACGCCAGTTATGATGGTGGCCTCTGAAGAGGAGGGGTCTTCATTAAGACAACGTCCACTTTTAGGTCGTAGACAGGGAGATATCAGTGATGAGAGGCCAGTTGAATTTGATTTTGATGTGTTACGTGTTAAGTCACGCCCAGGTTGGCTGAAACGATGGAACCATATTATCGTTGGATTTATTTGGACGTATTTGCATTTTCGTCTTACTTACAATGTCACACGACATTGGCAAGAATCTTATAGTATCATGTCATTTATCAGGCATCATTACATTTCGTTGTCTTATGTCGCTACATATTGGATGCTGCTGATTACATCTGTATATTCGGTTTTTCATTACGACCAATGTGTCAGGTTCCATGTAAAAAACTTTGACAAGTTCCCGGACATGTACGAGGACCATGCGAATCAAGCCGCTTTGATGCATGCTGATCTTAAGAACTATAGCATATACCTTCAGTTGTTCGGTGCATTGTTTTTGGCACCGTTGAGAATCGTCGGCGGTATGCTATTTTTCGTTGCCGCCATGTTGTTCATCGGTAATCAACCATTGAATTTGTCTAATATTGTTGTAGGAATTCCTTTAACGGTGTTGTGCGGACACTTTAAGACAAGGTCTCGGCAATATGCTGCTTTCgtgttttattatttaaCTATTTATGCGTTTTGGGGTTTAGGTAGGCTTCAAAGGAGGTAGTTTTTATCAATGCGGATAGGTATCTATGAGGTGAAGACAGTTTATGCAGAAGGTGTTGACCGTGAGAAGCCGATGAATGTGATCAGTAACCATATTGGCATCGTGGTACGTTTTTCTGCTACCAGAGACATTTTTGTAGGACGTggtttatatgttacacaGTGGTTCATTTTCCTTTGTTTGTAAAAAGTCGCTGGAAAATGCTTTTATCATTGGCCACTTCATCAAATTGTTGAATTGCATTGTCGTCGATCGCCATTCAGCTCAAAATCGCAAAGAAGTTTTCTGGAATATCGTCGAGCGTATGCAATCCATAGATCAGGGCAAAGAACCAATATCTTTAATGGTGTATCCGGAAGGTACTACTTCTAGAGGCAACATTTTGCTTCCTTTCAAACATGGATCATTTGGTGCATTGGTCCCTCTGCAACCCATGCTGGTTGTACTTGACTACACGTACTTAAACATCACATTTGACGCCTTTCCGTGGAAGTGGTGGGTGTTCCACACTTTCTGTTCACCCATCACTACGGCGTTTATCGCATACTGGTTGCCTACTATTTACCCACCCGGTAAAGAAGAAATTGCTATAAAGGGTGAACAGACTTGCATCCGGGAGTACGCCTTATATGCGAATCGGGTTATGCGTGAGGCAATTCTCAAGCTCAACCCCAATGTAGATCGCGCTTACCTCCAACAAAGGGATGTCGTAGTTTCACCAACATTGCGTCAGAAGCTGCTGGCGCGTTTATATGGGCCGCTGCTGCAAAAACAATATAGAATTACAGATGCCGAAATGCGCAAAACTGATGAAGTAGTATtccaataatatattatgacTCAACGTTAGTGCATGTATTGGCCGTTAACTGTTGGAATCTCTCTGTTAAGCATATTAAATCGTCCTGCAGCCTCGAAAGTTCTTTAGCTATACGACGATTATAAAGCTAATTAAGATGCAAAAGGATGTTGTTACCATAAATTGTAAAAAGCTAATCTATCTCGCTTGAGATACATACACGTATACGCGCAATagtttgttatataattacaATAATACTGAACTAAGATATGATGACTACGACAAATAATCTGCACGGAAAAGCAGAGTTAGAACATTCGTAGATCTTTACAACAAGCTGTACAACTAATAAGGttaattatataaagaCAAATGTAAATTCTAGAGCGTTGAAGACACATTGTAAACAGCTGTCTAAAatagttacacattgctACGTTCTGCTCGTTTATGTCCAACTAATACACCATCACTAGTAATTAAATAATATGCTATCAAATATTGAttataattatatattgtatatataattcatAAAAAGAATTATCATTAATGGAATCTTCTGTCTACACATTGTGGGCAGGAAGGTCGCTATATATTTTAGAATTATAATGAATGATTCTACAATACATGACACAATCACATGTATAAATACACACCAATAATATTCCTTACGTATGTGTTGATAATACTTTTATGGAAACCTGCATATCTTCTTAATAAATTGTCTAACAACCTTCACGGTAAATGTGCAAATCTCTACTCAAAATGTACCTCTAAAAAGAATTCAACCTTTTTCATTAGCTGCTACAATGCAAATGGCGCGGATTTGTGGTCCATTAATGACAAAGAGCCTATATCTTCTTTGTATTCCCATGTAGGAGAAATCAGTTCCATAAATCCCCTCATTCAAAATGTGCATCACATGCTATACGAGAATGGAGCTGTTAAGCCACATATTGAGCTTGCATCATGTCATAGAGGCAAATACTTCGCTGAATCGATAGTTGAAGTGTTTATGACAGCAAAAAATGTTGACTCTTCTCTCACTGGGAATTCTTTCTCTGATTGCAATGATTACTTTATCAGATTTGATGGCGATGAAGGATCAGAACTTAGATTCGTTGCTACACGGGATATTAAACGTGGTACTACTCTTATCAGTATACCGTATAAGTGGTCATACTCCCTGTCCCAAATACAAGATAGCTTCATTAGCGAATGCTTTGATTTAAATGACCACTCAAtggaaaaggaaattgCCGAGTTTGTTAATCATGTAATTAATCTACATAGATTGAATATAGGGAACTTCATGAAATATGATTTGGGATATGATAAAGAATGCCACCCGTATTCTCCAAATATTGTCCCACATTCTTCAGGATGCTACAATAACAGCAACGTAAATATAGTTGCTAGTGATAAGACATCTAATTTTGTTGCAAACCCGTTTGGCATTGGAACGTACCAGGATAAGAGTAACCCCGATAGCACATTAAACGATGGCTTCTATAGGAGGATGTGCCATGCGATCAAACTTAATCGTTTGAGAACATTTAAAGCTATATTAATCGCTGATAGTACATTATCAATGGGGGATGTAATTAGTAATGCACTGGAACTTAAGGACTACGAATTCGCCTACCTAAATCAGGATGAGAAAGAACTTTTAATTCTttcgttgtatatatttgcgGATTATTTCAATGCATTATTTGCGCTTATTTTGAACATTATCTACAATTATAGATCTATACCAACGCTGAAGAAAGATAATATCATTAAACTCAGTTGGGCACACCACCTACTCACCAAGAATGTGAATCATCTCCCTCTACTTTTACCCAAAGATTCAATCGATCAAATACAAGAACCTATATGCAAAGACAGACTTTCGCAACGTAATAGGGCGATTAATGATTTGCTTATGGTGGTGAAAGACCCTTTGTATATTGTACAACAGCGCATAGAACAACTTGCGCAATCGCATTATAAAATGGAAGACACTCATCCGGAAGATAAAGGATGTGGTCCACTCATGTACAACCGTAAGATTCATGCTGAAGAGGCTATGGAACTTATAGAATCGGAGCTTCAGGCGTTTGGTAATGGCAGTCACAGTGCCTTATCAATTACGCGTGATATCATCTTAGATATAGTTGGAAATCGTTCATCTTACTACGAAGAGGTGGTTGACAGTGTCGACATTTTAAAGTTTTTTGAAGAATATTTGACGGGCACTTTAGAACCAgataaatacaaaaacgTCAGTATAGACACATGGGTGAGATCCCTAAATGGCCTAGTGAATCGAACTTCATTGAGTAACATATTTGCATCAGTGGTTGCACATAACATGAGAGCAAGGAAGGTGGTCAATGGTGACGATATTGCTACAGAGTACACTATTCGTACACTATTGCATAATGCTGGATCGGGTATTATGTTGCATCCTACTGATGAAGGAAGTGTACATACCATAGATGAAGCGCATGTAGTACCTTTCATAGATATTGTAAACCACAATTCGACGAATCCAAATTGTATTTTGGAGATAGACAACAAGAATCAGAAGGGCTTTAACCTCCGTGCTATACGCCAAATCAAAGCCGGTGAAGAAATATTTGTCAATTATGGAGATTATGATAATAACATGCTGTTTGTAGATTACGGAATCGTGCCTAAATTGAAACCCGATATTGGCGTCCTTATGGAGGTTGAACCTATGATGATACAAAATGCTGCGCTATCGAGAAACTTGGCACACCTGTTGCCAACGTTTTTCCCAGCAGGGTTGGCGCCGGAAAAACGTGAACTGATGGAAAAGATAAATATGTTCAAAATACCAAAGGACGACAATTACCTACAACTATATAACGATCCACATTACGCAGGTATGCCCGTGGTACAGTATAATGAATTCATGGCTAAATTCATGGATAGGAATAAGCCATTGGCTTCTCTAAATACGGAAGGTGTGGATATGGAAGCCATAAAGCAAGAACGCACATCCTACCGACAGCCACTAGAAACGTTGTTCCCATTTAAGGATGATCGATCTGACCCAATGAACATCCTTCACATCGACACTAACGGGATACCTTGCCCAAAGCTTGTTTTGGTATTAAAGATTTGCTTTTGTAGAACGAAGAAAAGACTTCAATGGATTGCGCAGCATGACATCCATTATTTGGCCACCAGCATCAATTCACCTCTTGATATTGAGGTGTTCAAAGTGGCTTCAATGGTATGCTGTGAATACATCAAGGCACGGTATCCGACCACCATAGCGGAAGACCTCAGGCAGGTGAGCGACCCAGAGCTGCATAAACTATCGGGGTCCGTGGGAACATCGATTGAGCAAATGCGCAAGAGGAATAATGTACGCATTCCCAACGCGCTTGTACTAGCTCATGCATTACGGGCGAAAATGCCTTTATACAGATGCGCAAGCTACTACGAGTCCATAGCAAAAGACTTCGAAATTAGCCAAAAGGGTTAGAAAAAGTTATCCGAGTTTGTAAAGATGCTGAAATCTACTGCGTAAAAACCTAGTAAACGATGCATGGTCGCTATGCTCTTTAGGCAAGGATTCTATCAGGTAGAATTTCGGTATACTCAACGGCTGGGACTTTGACCTTGCCAGATTGATATCCAACGCATTGAGTGTGACGGTGATGCACAGTGCATATCCTCTTAACATTGCACGCTTAAGTGCTACATGTTCCCATGATTGATTGTCTGTATCATCAAATGGATGACGTTGTGGTTTTTCAGGTTCTTGCTTTACTTTTTTGTATTGATTATATTTACTCTTTGTCTTTATTGGGGCGGGGGGTTTTGATTTTTTGTTTAAATTCATATGTGAAAGCCCAGCTACAACAGTCATACCAATCTTATCAGGGTGCGAACACATTTCATTAGCACCCTGGATAAAGTTCCACTTCGTCTCCATTTCAGGCTCCACAAATCGATTGAATTCCACAGGTGCAAAATTACCAAAGAATTTACATGGCCCATTGTCCACAAATCGTACAATCAATCCGTCGATGGCAAGTTCCCTGGCCTGGTCAGATTCCGCTATATGCTGTAGAAAAGCTCGAAAGCGCGATTGAGACATAGAACGCCCATGTTCTTCTAGAGTTCCGCTTGATGTTGTACCAGTGTAATCTCCGACGCTGCTACATAGTTCAGTATGCATATCACTTCCCAAATTGGATGTATTTGTGCCAACGTTGTCGGACCCAGCACCTTCAAAATCGTTGGACGTAGGAGCACAGTTTACCAAAGCATCTAATCCAAATGCATGACTAATGATACAATCTAGCAGTGTGTTGCGATATTCGACCTTTTTAAGGttattgttgatatatggACAAGGATGGCTACAATTGGtcaatatatctatgttgATATAATTTGCTGACATCGCTGCCTCCCAAGCAGTACGCTTGCATAGCAAAAGGATATGTTTATCATCAAACATATCCGTGCAATTGAGAACGACGCCAATCAAGTGTACAGCATAAGCTACACACTTAGCATCGTCACCCTCATGTACAATTGCACAGGTACTCTTATGGGCTGAGAATTCGCCCTCAAGGACGTCACACACCTCCCTAAGGTCATAATCGTAATCCATTACAACCATGAAACCGAATCCTGGGTGTTATTCTGCAAGAGATTACGTAGAATCATGTACAACGTTGTCTATCGTCGTTAATTATCACTAAGAATATATGTGCGATATAAAGTGGTATACTATTttattttaacatattaGCAACAAAGGAAGTTTTTGTTTTTGCGGTGAACGCCCCTGCCTACCATCTGTGCTGGTGGGACCCTGCTTTGGCCCATATCCTGGTACACAGGTCGAGGGGTATATGTGGGCAGAGGTATAGACATACTTCTAGGCTGATATTGTTCATATGGTGATACCATATGCATACCTGGGAGCATGTATGGCATCACGTTTCCACCGTATGGCACATTATCATACATTTGATAGGGCGGTGCTGCGTAATACATGCCCATTCCATCATCATACATAGGATTGTTCTTCTCCATTGGTATAGGAGGCATCATATATGCCATATTACCGGCATGAGTGGCGTTGATCTGAGATAACATTACCCCTTATTAGAATAAATATCCAAGTGCCCTAGATATCTACATAACTTACATCCATTGGCACAGCATTACATCCATGTGTTTGTTGATGATAATTTGCTCCTGATTGTTctggatatattttatatgattaaaaatgaaatacCTAGATGAGTTTCTTTCCCTCCCGTATTACGTTGACCGTTGTTGTCCATATTTTATTAATCTGATACAATTTAATATCACATTAATAACATTGTTATAAGACATTTGTGGTTATGAATCATTGGTTGGGTTGCACTAAAAACATCTTTGATCAGGATGCAGACAactattatatgtatacttaCAGCTATAACCTACATCAAATACAAAATCATACACTATGCaattcatataatatagatatgTAGAAATATGTATCACATTATTAAGGTACCATAAATCCGCAAACgatgtctatatattctCAGAAAAGACAAGATAAACAAAAGTGATTGATTCAAATGATTATACCTACATCGAATATTGAAATTGCACTGAAAAATGATTTGTTTTATACTAAGCCGATAAAAGTAATAATTGGATTATGGTTACGAGGGGCAAAATCGAATTATACTACCACTTCACGTGCCACAAGCGGCACTATGTAACATTTTCATTTACCAAAAAGGTACTTTAGTCTTATCTCAAGTGCTCATAAGTGGCTATTATTGATCCATTTTACGGCAAGATGTATACCAAGTACACCGGATGTGCATCAAATGAACACCCATGCGTCTCTGTGGCTATTTTCTTGGTTAATACATTATAGATTAGTCTTATAAGACCCAATAAATACCTAGTCACATGCTTAAAAACCATAGAAGACAACAATCAGTAAATACTAGCTGTATAATTATGATTCGTCTTGCATGTTATAACACTACAAGAACGTAAAATTCACGTTGCAATTACCACAACAATGTCACCAAAGCTCTGTTGTAGCATGTTTTATGTTATGACACCATGACAGAAATAAAGCATCATACGTCACGCTTAAGcaaagcaatatatatcttaTGGGCTACTTTGGTGTTCAATTGTATACTCATGTATTGCAGCTGGTCTCGATTGGCACATAGTATCCGTGAACCATGTAGACATTAATAGAGGTATCCCTTGATACCTGCCGAAACAAATAAGTTTACCGCCGAATGTAATATTTAAACAGGCGTCTTGGTAGTTAGCATTTCGACACGCAACGTCGAAGTCCGACGGATGCCACATGGAGTCGCCCATTACTATTAGAgtattcatatatatacgTGAATGGGTAAAGTATGTGCTGACATCTTCTTCGTTGATACCGTGAACCTTTAATTCAGCACGTAACTTATTTTTGATATCATTAGCAATGGAATCCAGGGTATTATAAGATGCAACTCGAAGTCCACAGTGTTTTCTGTATAGGAAGCAATCCTTCTCACTGACCACCTCGTTACGAAGCGTAAGGACGTAAATATTCCATCCCCAAAGGAACTTGACATGTTGATACCCTATTGAAAATGGAAACACCCCCCGATGTGCTGACTTATGCTCAGTCATAGGAGTAGAGAAATAATAATGGTCCTTGAGTTGCCCATCATCAAATGGCAGTAGATGCATTTTTGGTATATCGGCATCTAAATCAATAAATCCAGAGGAGTATACATCACAAATCCAAGAGTAGCTCAAGAAATATTCCCTTATATCCTTTCCAGGGTGTTTTGATCGTGTATTGCTTATAAGAGTACGCTTGTTCTCATTAATACAATTCCCTTGACCCAGTGACACGTCTATATCCATGcaaacataatatatatatgttgtcaGCTCAACGTCTGCCTGCATATTTATATCTACAAAACCTTAAACTGACCTCATTATAAAGACTCATTATATGCTGATCCAAGGTATCTATACCTACCACAAAAGAGTAAGGCACACCACACTTTTCGTTGTAGTTTCCATGCTTAGCCGGGACGTATTCTACCTTTAAGGTATCAATGAAATTTTTAGCATTTATCATGTTATATTCCATGGGAGGGTTTTCTTTTGAGCTTTTATCATGTACAAATACTATATCGGAAGAGTTTATCACATCTTTTAACAATTTTATTCTGCTTGATACCAAGGGTGTAATATTCTTCGGAGTGAGGAAAACAAAGACCAAATGAATTTTGTTACCCGGTTTGATTTCTGGAGTGATATCTGCATTACTAATGTTTTcaatttccttttccaAAGAACTGATGCCATTTTCTCCTTTAAGGGGTTCTTTAGTATCAAAATGGAAAACGCAGTGATGCAATCGCCCATGAGCTCTAGTTGTTGAAGACACCTTGGTGAGGCTTTCAGAGACTTCTCGGCTTATTTTTGCAATATCACCTGATGTTATACTCGCTACGATGTTAGTAAAACCCGTGGGACGACTATTGGTTGTTATATCCAGTGCGTCCATAGGTCTAGGGGATACAACATCGGATTCTGGTGTCAAATTTTCAATGTTAGTTAAAGCTTCTGTTATGTCGTCATCATAATTGTCGCTTATGGATAATGCCAAACTTTTTGAACGGTGTATCAATGCATCCCAATTGCTTGCCAAGTATAAAGGGGTTGATTCGTGTATATCACTAGGTAGCGAACGTTTCCTTTTAGCGGAGTTTGCCTCTCTGTCTTGAAAATTACGTGTCAGTTTCATGGTGTTGTGCAGGTGGTCTTTATATGGTAAGCCGAAAACAGTTTGAAACCGCTTGTTGAAGGACACCCGTATGATTAGCTTAATGATATAGGATTGCTGCGCTAAAGGGTCATTAACCAGGCTATTCATATCTAAGGTGTACTTGTCAGCAGACAACCTTTGATCAAAAATAGATACAGAATCTTCTGCGTTTATGACGTCTGCTGTTCCAGAGCAGTTCAACCTTTTATCTAGGCTGCTGTCCAAGTTACCATCCGTAGTAAAGCAGGGATCAAAGAATAGTAGGTACGCTCCAGCATGTAGTAGATATCCCACCAAACAAACGATGTTCATCAAATTGTAAGGCTGTACGTATGTCCAAATTGCATTATTTCCATCTTCCATGGATGGATAAAGGTCTACATAGCATTTTAGGTTATGGTCATAACTTCTGGCATCAGCAATACCAACTGAGGCGATCCTAGATATCGCCTCGCTGATAATTACTTTGGTGGGCATTGTTTTAATCACCGATGTGCCCtcaatatgttgaattaTTGACTTGATTTTCGAAAGATTGGTGTATAAAGTATCCCTTAGAACAACTATGGTACCGTTTCCATCGGGGTTATACTCTATATTAGATATTCCATAGAGGCTTTGGATACGATTACTGTCGTAGAGAGACACACTACGGGATGATAAGTCTCCATGACCAAATGAATGTGATAGACATATACTACCTTGTTTTCTCATGGCACCATGTGCTGGCACACTGACTCGACCTTTGCGAACCATAAAAACAGCATAAGGTACCATCTTCTTTAGTAGACTATACATTTGCGGATGCATTTTCTCCAGTGAGGACATGTTAACCATgaagttgttatatatccgGTTATTTTCTGATATTTGCAAGCTATCTTCATGTAACTCAGAGTCCAGATCTGTGTTATATGTTATTAGTAATGACGCTTCATTAATCATGCCTTGCGTTTGTAATCTTCGAGCAATTTTGAACAAACTACTAAGTACTGTTGGTAACACCAACCCTTTTATTGTTATAGCATACCTCTCACTGCTATTTTGATCTATCAAGTCTGCCCATGTCACTCGCAATTCGTACAGTTTAGAAAAGAGAACAGGAAAGTTAGACAGCACCAATTTA encodes:
- a CDS encoding SET domain family protein produces the protein MLYENGAVKPHIELASCHRGKYFAESIVEVFMTAKNVDSSLTGNSFSDCNDYFIRFDGDEGSELRFVATRDIKRGTTLISIPYKWSYSLSQIQDSFISECFDLNDHSMEKEIAEFVNHVINLHRLNIGNFMKYDLGYDKECHPYSPNIVPHSSGCYNNSNVNIVASDKTSNFVANPFGIGTYQDKSNPDSTLNDGFYRRMCHAIKLNRLRTFKAILIADSTLSMGDVISNALELKDYEFAYLNQDEKELLILSLYIFADYFNALFALILNIIYNYRSIPTLKKDNIIKLSWAHHLLTKNVNHLPLLLPKDSIDQIQEPICKDRLSQRNRAINDLLMVVKDPLYIVQQRIEQLAQSHYKMEDTHPEDKGCGPLMYNRKIHAEEAMELIESELQAFGNGSHSALSITRDIILDIVGNRSSYYEEVVDSVDILKFFEEYLTGTLEPDKYKNVSIDTWVRSLNGLVNRTSLSNIFASVVAHNMRARKVVNGDDIATEYTIRTLLHNAGSGIMLHPTDEGSVHTIDEAHVVPFIDIVNHNSTNPNCILEIDNKNQKGFNLRAIRQIKAGEEIFVNYGDYDNNMLFVDYGIVPKLKPDIGVLMEVEPMMIQNAALSRNLAHLLPTFFPAGLAPEKRELMEKINMFKIPKDDNYLQLYNDPHYAGMPVVQYNEFMAKFMDRNKPLASLNTEGVDMEAIKQERTSYRQPLETLFPFKDDRSDPMNILHIDTNGIPCPKLVLVLKICFCRTKKRLQWIAQHDIHYLATSINSPLDIEVFKVASMVCCEYIKARYPTTIAEDLRQVSDPELHKLSGSVGTSIEQMRKRNNVRIPNALVLAHALRAKMPLYRCASYYESIAKDFEISQKG